In a single window of the Thunnus thynnus chromosome 9, fThuThy2.1, whole genome shotgun sequence genome:
- the hvcn1 gene encoding voltage-gated hydrogen channel 1: MARYLKYFTTVGDDQPVQLDEEELHQASEELGPATGQFPATLTFRESLKRLYSSERFQVVVVILVILDALFVLAELLIDLSVINLKHGHVVPEVLHYLSLAVLTFFMVELAGKLFAYRLEFFQHKFEVFDAVIVVVSFVLDVAFIFHEDAFAGMNLLILLRLWRVARIINGILVSVKTRAHQQIHKLKQSYDHLVQRVTELQERNDKLEQENQKLQALLKKHGIDF, translated from the exons ATGGCGAGGTACCTGAAATATTTCACCACTGTGGGTGATGATCAGCCCGTTCAGTTGGATGAAGAAGAGCTGCACCAGGCCAGCGAGGAGCTGGGTCCAGCTACCGGACAGTTTCCAGCAACGTTGACCTTCAGGGAATCTCTGAAAAGGCTCTACAGCTCTGAGCGGTTCCAG gtggtggtggtgattcTGGTCATCCTGGATGCCTTGTTTGTGCTGGCGGAGCTGCTTATAGATTTGTCAGTTATCAATTTGAAACATGGTCACGTTGTTCCTGAG GTGCTTCACTACCTGAGCCTGGCCGTTCTCACATTCTTCATGGTGGAGCTGGCTGGGAAGCTGTTTGCTTATCGCCTGGAGTTCTTCCAGCACAAGTTCGAGGTGTTTGATGCTGTGATTGTGGTGGTGTCCTTCGTGTTGGACGTGGCCTTCATCTTCCATGAGGACGCTTTTGCTGGGATGAATCTCCTCATCCTGCTGCGACTCTGGAGGGTTGCCAGAATTATCAACG GGATCCTGGTGTCGGTGAAGACCCGTGCACATCAGCAGATCCACAAGCTGAAGCAGAGCTACGACCACCTTGTCCAAAGAGTCACAGAGCTGCAGGAGCGCAATGATAAACTG